TTCTGCAAAGACCAGCTCCTGCGCGGACAGCTGCTGCCCGCCCCCGCCCAAGGCCTAGGAAGGACGCGCTCCTGCGCCTCACAGTAGCGCGTCCAACCGGAATCGCCTACGGTACGCTGTCCGTTTTTCTGCTGCTTCAGAATCTTCCCGGTAGGCAGGATGCAGGCGTTGACCTGCGGTGTGCTTTTTAGGCTTAGGCGAAGGCTTTGAGCCTTTCGGCGTCTTTTTTATTTGTGCCCAGCGGAATGCTGCGGTGGGTCACAGCCCTGGCGAGGCCGCTGTCGTGAGTGACGAGGACCAGCGCGCAGTCCTGGCGTTCCACTTGTTCCATGAGGCAGGTCATGGTTTCACACTGGGTGATGAGGTCAAGGCGTGAGGTGGGTTCGTCGGCGAAGACCAGGGCCGGTTCCAAAAGCATTGCGCGGATAATGGCCAGGCGTTGGAGTTCCCCGCCGGAGACCTGCCCGGGTGCGCGGGTCAGCAGCGCCGGTGCAAGGCGCAATGAGGCCATGAGTTCTTCCAGGCGTTCCGGGTCCAGGCGGTGGCGTCGGATCAGGTCGCCAAAGGAATTTTTGAGGGACACCCTGGCTGGGAAGGCCAGGGCGGGGTCCTGGTATAGCTTTTGCAGCCGGCCGCCTTGCAGTACGTCGGAGTGCTGGATCTTTCCGGCATCCGGGGGCAGCAGGCGTAGCAGCACGTTGCCCAACGTTGTTTTGCCGCTGCCGCTCGGTCCGCTCAGCGATACTCTTTCCCGTGCGTGGACGCTCACGTCCAGTCCGGAGAAGAGCTGCTGTTTTCCGAAGGCTTTTGACAGCCCATCGCCGCGGATAAGAGCCGGACTTGTTGATCCCTCGGGTGCTGGTGCTGCGACCCAGGAGTGGCGCCAGTTGGAGGGTTCAGCCGCGAGCAGCCGCCGGGTGTAGGGGTGGGAAGGATCATTGAGGACTTCCCGGGCCGGTCCCTGTTCTATGACGAGGGCGTTCTGCATGACCAGGACATCCCCGCCAAGTTTGCGGGCGAGTTCCAGATCGTGGGTAATGGTCAGCAGGATCCCGCCGCCGCTGACGTGCCGCTGTAGCAGCGCCGCCAGCTCATTCCGCGCACCCTCGTCCAGCCCTTTGGAGGGCTCATCCGCTATCAGGAGTTGAGCCCCGCCGATGGTGGCGGCAGCGAAGGCCACCCGCTGGGCCATCCCGCCGGAGAGTGTGTGCGGGAAGGCGCTGGCCGCTCGGGCCAGGCCCAAAGCGCCCAGCAGTTTTCCGGCGGCGGCGCGGCCGCTTCTTTTATCTGTCCTGAAACCGGTGGCCGCTTCGGCGACCTGTTCTCCGGCCCGCATTGTCGGGTCAAGTGCGAGCATGGGTTCCTGTGGCAGCAGGGACATGACCGGGCCCCAGAGCCTGCGCCTGTTCCTGGGGTCGGCCAGGTCGTAGGTGTGGCCGTCCAGGGTGAGGTTTCCCCGTGCTGCGAGGTTTGGCGGGAGCGTACCCATGATCGCGTGGGCGAGCAGCGATTTACCCGAGCCGCTCTCACCCACGATTGTGACGGGGTGCCCCGGCACAAAGTCCAGGTCGGCGGCTTCCACCAGCGTCGTTTGGCCGTGGGTTACCACGAGGTTTTTCAGGCGAAGTGTCACGGGCGGGACTCCTTGTTTCGCAGGCCCAGGAGCCCGGTGAGGATGGTGACGAGGACCAGGACGGGTGCGAGGGACATCCAGGGCGCCTCATGGTAGTAGGGGAAGGCTTCGGTGACCATCTGCCCCAGTTCCGGTGTGGGTGGCCGGACGCCGACACCAACAAAGCCGAGGGTGGACAGGGCCAGGATTGAGGAGCCGAGCCCGAATGTTGCCATGGTGGCCAGCAGGGGCCGCAGTTCGGGCCAGAGGTGCCGGCGCACGATGTGCACGGATCCGAGTTTGAGTAGCCCGGCTGCCTCGACGGCAGGACCGGCAAGTAACAGTCCGCTGCGCGAGCGGATCATCCGGAAGTATTCCACCCATTGGGCAAGGGCGAGCCCAACATACAGTGACCACAGTTCACCGTTGGCAAGCGCTGAGAAGATCAGGACCACCAGGAGCGCCGGAAGTGCGATGAAAGCTTCGGAGAGCCCGTGGAGGATAGTGTCTGTCCATCCTCCCCGCCAAGCGGCGGTGATGCCCGCGAGTGTTCCGAGCAGCAGCGCGGTTCCGACGCACAGCAGGGCCATCAGCAGGGACAGCTGGGTGGCGTGGGCCAGTCGGGCGATGACGCTGCGGCCCAGGTGGTCCCTGCCCAGGGGTTCTTGGAGGCTGGGAGCCTCCAAGAACCGGGACAGGTCCTGGGCTGCGTGATCGGGCCAGGCCAACGGGCCGGCCAGTGCAAAGAGCACCAGCGCGGCCAGCAGCACCGCCGAGGCGCGCTGTGCCCAGGTCAGGGACGGAAACCAGCCCCTCGGAGCAGGTGTCAGCACCTCTTGCCGCTCCTGATTCCTGTCCGTGCTGAACTGGTTGGCGATGGGGGCTGTCACAGGACCACCTCCCGGCGGCGGGGACGGGGGTCGATGGCGGCAGAGCCCAGGTCAACGGCCGTGTTCAGTACAACGACGAGGAGGGCCAACGCCACGGCGGTGGCCTGGATCATGGGAATGTCCCGCCAAAAAATGGCGTGCACGAGCGCGTGTCCCAGGCCCGGCCAGGCAAAGAGGCTTTCAACAATGACGACCCCTTCGATGAGGATCAGCACCTGGACACCGACGTAGGCGATCAGAGTCACTCCCGTATTGCGCAGGATGTGCCGGAAGAAGACCACACGTCCGCTGAGGCCTTTGGTCTGGGCGAAGTGGACGTATCCGGATTCTCTTACCTGAACGACGGTGTCGCGGGTGACCCGGGCAAAGAGCCCGGAAAGCCCCACCGCAAGGGTCACAGCCGGAAGCACGATGTTGGTCGCTTCGCCGTGGCCCGCAGCCGGCAGCACCCCGAGGTGGACGGAGAAGAGCAGGATCAGGACCAGCCCGAGGAGGAACGGGGGCAGTGCGCGTGCGCCGGTGACCCAGAGGTTGGTGATCCGGTCCAAGGCTCCGCCGGGTCTGCCGGCGGCCAGGGCTCCGGCAGTTGCGCCTGTCACGAAGGCGATGGCCAGGGCCACTACGGCGAGCTGGATGCTGCTGGAAAGATAGAACGCCAGCTCGCCCGCGACATCTCCTCCCGTTACCAGGGAGGTGCCGAGGTTGAAGGTGAATAGGTCTGTCAGCCAGTCGAAGAGCTGCTGCCAGAGTGGCCGGTCCAGTCCCAGTTCAGCGCGGACGCTGTCCGCCGAGACTGCGGTGACCTGGTCGTAACCGTAGCGGCCAGCGGCGATGCGGAAAGCGATGTCTCCAGGCAGGTTCTGCACAATGACGAAGCACGCGGTGGAGACCATCAGTACAACGGCGACCGCTTGTACTGTGCGCCGGCGAAGGATGCGGGCGGCAGGGCCGGAAGGAATACGCAGCCCCGCGGTGGGTGGTTCCATGGACGTTTTCCCCCGTCTCTACTTGGACCAGGCGAGGTCGCTCAGCCGCCAGGAACGCTCGAGAGGATCCAGGACGAGGCCCTCGACCCTGTCGCTCACCACGGCGCTCTGCCGGTACCAGGCCACAGGGATCACGGGCAATTCGTTGTGCAGGATGTCGGTGACCGTGCGCCGGTTTTCCTCGCTGCTGCCGGCATCGGTGCCGGTGGACATGGCGTTCAGTGTCGAGGTCAGATCTGCATTGTTCCAGCCCATGGCGCCGTAGTCGGCGCCGCCGGGCCTGAAGTCCTCGGTGAGGGTCACCAGCGCGTCGGGCACAAGTGCGTAATTGCGCGAGTACAGTGCCAGTTCCAGCGAACCGTCCTTGTGTCCGGCGGGAATGTCGCTCGAATTCCCGACCTTAACGTCCAGGGTGATTCCCACCTCTTTCAGCTTCGCCTGGATGGCGGTTGCAAGCAGCGGCAGTTCCGGGCGGTCAGGGAAGGTGCGCAGGCTGACCGAGAACTTTTTCCCCTCGCGCTCAAGGATTCCGTCGGCTCCGGGGGCCCAGCCGGCCTCGGCCAGCAGCTTCTTCGCTTCGTCGGCGTCATGGGCCAGCGGCGTGACATCATCCTGGTGCCACTCCGGCAGCGAGGGCGGGAACAGCTGGCTGGCGGCCATTTCAGGGTCTCGAAGCAGCGCAGTTGCCATCGCTTCGCGGTCCAGGGCCAGGCTCAGGGCTTGACGCACGCGGGAATCACCCAGGAATTCGTGTGCGGCGTTTACCTTCATCAGGATGGTCCTGGGAAGAGTTACCGCCGCGATATCCAGTTTGCCGGCCTGCTTGATCCGCTGCAGGCTGGTCGGGTCCATCCCGAACGTGACGTCGGCCTGTCCGCTTTCGGCTAGCAGCGCACGGCTCTCGGCCCTTCCCACCGCCTGGTAGTGGACCTCCGCAATCTCCGACTTTTCGTCCTGCCACTGCTCAGAGGCAGCCAGTTCGATGGTGGCCGGCTGCTCCAGCCGCGTCACCTTGTAGGGACCGGAGCCCACTACCTCGGTGACTGACCGGTCGGCAGCGTACGAGCTGGGGGCAAGAATCTGTGTGCTGGTGTGGCCAAAGACGGCGGGCAGCGGGGCGTACGGCTCCATCAGGTCTACCCGGACTGCCCCGTCCTCGGCCGTGATGGACTTGACCGGAACCGTTGCAAGGGGGCTTGCCGCCTTGGTCCGCGCGGTCTCCAACGCGCCGACAACGGAATCAGCCGTGACCGCGGTCCCGTCATGGAAAGTGGCACCCTCGCGTAGCGTGAATCGCCAGGAAAGATTATCCGGAGAGGCCTCCCAAGCCGTGGCCAGCCCAGGCTGCAGCGCCCCATGATTGTCTGCATCCACCAGGGTCTCAGCCACCTGCAGGCGGGTGAAGAATCCTCCGCTGGTGGAGGGGTCAAGGCTGTGAAGCTCAAACTGCCCAACTACCTTCAGCGGCTGCTGAGCAGCCTGGTTCTTTGCCGGGTTTTCCCCGGCGCATCCGGCCATCATCAATACGGTGGCAGCTGACGCCCCGGCCATTCTTATCCTGCGCCCAAGCATGGGTCTGCTCCTTTTTAGTTACCAAGTGTTAGTTCCCATGCGTCATTCTAGTTGCGATTGATTATCATTACCAAAACTGGTGCTACTTGTTTAGGTCTGCCAGGGGCAGCGGGTGAAGAAATCTCCGGGGGGCGCTACCAACCAAGACGAGCCCTGGTTGGCTGTGACTTCCTGAACGTGCTCATGGATGGCGAGCCTCATAGATACCTTGGCGCCTCCGAACCGCAGTCTTTCGACCGCGTCGAACAACCTTCGATGACGTCCGAAACCTTCTGTGCTGCATAATTGCAGCCCAACTAGGGCGCTGATTGGAGTGGTCAGCGCTTGTCGTCCCGCGCTTCGCCGGCCCACGGGCCCGACGCGATAACTGCTTCACCCTGACGGATCAGTCTCATCTCTGACCGCGAGGACGGGCTGGGGGTGATGCCCGGCGGGGTCTGTCAGTACACGCCAACCCCTAATCTCCGGCATTTCCCTCGGTGGGCAACAGGGAGGGGAAGTTCGGCCTCTCTGGCGGTTCACTCCAGGATGCCGCTGCCGGGAAAGCTGCATGTTTATTGCACAATGCCGAAACCTGCGGCAGCGTAGATTCCGTCGATGACCTTCATGTTGGAAAGGTTGTCGGAGCCCTCAGGGAGCAGCTCCTGGCCCGACTCAAGACCATGGACTACGGCCTCCAGTTGATGGTCGTAGGTCTCAAGACCACGTACAGTCCACGTACGGTCCAGCCCGTTATGGCTCAGGGTGACGGAGTGTCCTTTGGAAGGAAAGACCAGATTCTTGACGACGAGTTTCCCTTCTGTACCGACCACTTCGAGGGATGAGTTCAGGTGGCCGGGCTCTTCCAGCATTGCTGATGTGATGAGCGCTTTTGCTCCTGAGGGAAACTGGAGGTCGGCCGTTACGCTCAGGTCCGCGCCAAGGGGATTGAGCGTCCCGCTGGCTCGGACTACCTTTGGTTCTTCGCCCATAAATGCCCGCACCCAGTGAACCGGGTAGCAGCCGAGGTCCATCAGCGATCCGCCTCCCAGTCTCGGGTCGTGTCGCAGCGACGCGGGATCGAAAGGATTCGAGCTGGAAAAGTCTGCGCTCAGTGTCAAAACCTCGCCGAGCCCGCCGGAGGCCTTGACGGCATCGAGTTCCGCGCTGAGGGGGTGGTAGCGGTCATGAAAGGCTTCGATGAGGCGGCAACCTGTCGATTGCGCAGCCTCCAGCATTTTTGCAGCCTCATCCGCATTCATTGCGAAGGGCTACTCGCAGAGCACGTGCTTTCCTGCCTCCAAGGCGGCGATCGACCACTTGGCGTGCTCGGAGGGTGGCAGCGCGTTATAGACCAAATCAATGCCGGGGTCGGACATCAAAGAGGAGTAATCGCCGTAAAAACGGTCAATCCGGTGGTGGTTTGCAAACTGGTGTGCAGACTCTGCACGGCGGGAGGCTACAGCGACGACCTCTACGTCAGTTCGCCGCCTGGCTGGCCGGATGACCGCCGCAGGCGCTATACCCGATGCGCCCAAAATTCCGATTCTTAACATTGCATGTCTCCTTGCTGGGGCGCCAGAACGGCAGTCTATTCGCGTCAAGTTGTACGAGCATCCCCATCATGCGAGCCGGTGCCAACCGGACACGGTGAAGCTGCATCTGCCACCCGCCCCGAGTTAGAGCAGCGGAAGGTCGAGGGGAACAACGGCGGCACTCGCGGCAGCAGCGGGCGTTGACCTCGATGCATTCAGCTTATATAGTTCAGGCCATAAACTAAAGCTGGTAGGGCGTTGCAGAAGGTTATCGGCCAGACGGCCTCGCGGGTGCCAGTGCCGTATCGGTGGGCGGCGAGAACGACACCCGGAGCTCGAGGCGTCCTGAAACCCATCAGCGAGGCCGGCGAGGACAATCCAGCTGAGGGTGCCGGAGAAATACTCATCCATGTGCCGACCCCGTACCCCCCCATCTAGGAGACATCATGAAGGTCCTCATCACTGGCGCTCATGGAAAGGTCGGTCGTGCCGCTACTCGGGCGATGATCGTCGCCGGACACGAAGTACTCACCACCGATCTCACTCGTCCCGGCTTCGAGCGTAAGCCTGAAGGCACCCCGAAGTACACGATGGCCGACCTCACCGATGCAGGGGAAGCCTACGCCGTCGTCCGCGGAGCGGATGCCGTCGTACACGTCGCTGCAATCCCCGAACCGACGGGTAACCCGCCTCACGTCGTATTCCAGACCAATCTCATGGCGACCTTTAATGTCCTTGAGGCGGCCATACAATTTGGCGTGAAACGCTTCGTTTTCATCTCCAGTGAGACGGTCCCGGGGTTCTTCTTTCCCGAGCGCGGATTCCTCCCTGACTACGCACCCGTGGACGAGGAGCACCCGATCCGCCCGCAGGACCCCTACGCGCTCTCCAAGCACTTCGGCGAGCAGCTGATGGACGCCGCAATCGCCCGGTCCGACATCCAGTGCATCTCCATCAGGCCCAGCTGGGTCCAGTTCGAAGGCAACTACGAGAATAACCTCGGACCGCAGATCCGTGATGCATCGGTCCTCAGCCCCAACCTATGGAGCTACGTCGACGCCTACGACCTCGCCGATGCCATCGTCCTGGCCGCCGAGTCAGACCTGCCCGGACATGAGGTCTTCTACATCGCTTCCCCCGAGAATGTAGGCGGGCACGACTTCGCTGAGGTCCTGAACAAGTACTACGGTGACACCATCGAACTGCGCGAACTACGCCGTACCGATGCTTCGGGGATCTCAAGCGCCAAAGCCCAACGGATGCTGGGCTGGACGCCGAAGCGATCCTGGCGTGACTACCTCGACGCCGAAGGACATAAGCTCAACCAGTAACGAGAGGGACGGGGCGGGAGCCTCTCCCGCCCTTTCCCTCTCGCAATGCGCTCATCAGCCCTCGGACTTTCTGATGGCCGGTGTGGGCCCCTGCCGGGACTTTCTGAATAACGGCGGGTGGGGTCCGGTCTGTTCCGAAAGGAGACGGCCGTGCCAGAGTCCACGACCGAGATGACAGGGGCGATGATCGATCCTGTGACGGGAGAGATCATCGATCAGAAGGAGCTTGCGGAACGGTTGCTCGCGCAGGCCGGGGAACAGGGCGTGAGCCTGGTGGGCCCAAGTTTCATGGCCCGTCCTGACCATCCAAATGGCGGGGACTTACCCGGTGCAGTGTATGCCCGCCCGCGGGAAAGCAGGAGGGGGTAAACGGCCAGGGTGCGCCACTGACCACCGCACGCACGTCACCCGAACACACAGGAGAACGATGCAGCACTGGCGGCACCCATTTACGCGCAGTCGCGCAGCACGTGCGCTCGCCAGGATCCCATCCTGGGCCTATTC
The Arthrobacter sp. PGP41 genome window above contains:
- a CDS encoding ABC transporter ATP-binding protein, whose amino-acid sequence is MTLRLKNLVVTHGQTTLVEAADLDFVPGHPVTIVGESGSGKSLLAHAIMGTLPPNLAARGNLTLDGHTYDLADPRNRRRLWGPVMSLLPQEPMLALDPTMRAGEQVAEAATGFRTDKRSGRAAAGKLLGALGLARAASAFPHTLSGGMAQRVAFAAATIGGAQLLIADEPSKGLDEGARNELAALLQRHVSGGGILLTITHDLELARKLGGDVLVMQNALVIEQGPAREVLNDPSHPYTRRLLAAEPSNWRHSWVAAPAPEGSTSPALIRGDGLSKAFGKQQLFSGLDVSVHARERVSLSGPSGSGKTTLGNVLLRLLPPDAGKIQHSDVLQGGRLQKLYQDPALAFPARVSLKNSFGDLIRRHRLDPERLEELMASLRLAPALLTRAPGQVSGGELQRLAIIRAMLLEPALVFADEPTSRLDLITQCETMTCLMEQVERQDCALVLVTHDSGLARAVTHRSIPLGTNKKDAERLKAFA
- a CDS encoding Gfo/Idh/MocA family protein; amino-acid sequence: MNADEAAKMLEAAQSTGCRLIEAFHDRYHPLSAELDAVKASGGLGEVLTLSADFSSSNPFDPASLRHDPRLGGGSLMDLGCYPVHWVRAFMGEEPKVVRASGTLNPLGADLSVTADLQFPSGAKALITSAMLEEPGHLNSSLEVVGTEGKLVVKNLVFPSKGHSVTLSHNGLDRTWTVRGLETYDHQLEAVVHGLESGQELLPEGSDNLSNMKVIDGIYAAAGFGIVQ
- a CDS encoding ABC transporter permease encodes the protein MTAPIANQFSTDRNQERQEVLTPAPRGWFPSLTWAQRASAVLLAALVLFALAGPLAWPDHAAQDLSRFLEAPSLQEPLGRDHLGRSVIARLAHATQLSLLMALLCVGTALLLGTLAGITAAWRGGWTDTILHGLSEAFIALPALLVVLIFSALANGELWSLYVGLALAQWVEYFRMIRSRSGLLLAGPAVEAAGLLKLGSVHIVRRHLWPELRPLLATMATFGLGSSILALSTLGFVGVGVRPPTPELGQMVTEAFPYYHEAPWMSLAPVLVLVTILTGLLGLRNKESRP
- a CDS encoding NAD-dependent epimerase/dehydratase family protein; translated protein: MKVLITGAHGKVGRAATRAMIVAGHEVLTTDLTRPGFERKPEGTPKYTMADLTDAGEAYAVVRGADAVVHVAAIPEPTGNPPHVVFQTNLMATFNVLEAAIQFGVKRFVFISSETVPGFFFPERGFLPDYAPVDEEHPIRPQDPYALSKHFGEQLMDAAIARSDIQCISIRPSWVQFEGNYENNLGPQIRDASVLSPNLWSYVDAYDLADAIVLAAESDLPGHEVFYIASPENVGGHDFAEVLNKYYGDTIELRELRRTDASGISSAKAQRMLGWTPKRSWRDYLDAEGHKLNQ
- a CDS encoding Gfo/Idh/MocA family protein; this encodes MLRIGILGASGIAPAAVIRPARRRTDVEVVAVASRRAESAHQFANHHRIDRFYGDYSSLMSDPGIDLVYNALPPSEHAKWSIAALEAGKHVLCE
- a CDS encoding ABC transporter substrate-binding protein, whose amino-acid sequence is MAGASAATVLMMAGCAGENPAKNQAAQQPLKVVGQFELHSLDPSTSGGFFTRLQVAETLVDADNHGALQPGLATAWEASPDNLSWRFTLREGATFHDGTAVTADSVVGALETARTKAASPLATVPVKSITAEDGAVRVDLMEPYAPLPAVFGHTSTQILAPSSYAADRSVTEVVGSGPYKVTRLEQPATIELAASEQWQDEKSEIAEVHYQAVGRAESRALLAESGQADVTFGMDPTSLQRIKQAGKLDIAAVTLPRTILMKVNAAHEFLGDSRVRQALSLALDREAMATALLRDPEMAASQLFPPSLPEWHQDDVTPLAHDADEAKKLLAEAGWAPGADGILEREGKKFSVSLRTFPDRPELPLLATAIQAKLKEVGITLDVKVGNSSDIPAGHKDGSLELALYSRNYALVPDALVTLTEDFRPGGADYGAMGWNNADLTSTLNAMSTGTDAGSSEENRRTVTDILHNELPVIPVAWYRQSAVVSDRVEGLVLDPLERSWRLSDLAWSK
- a CDS encoding ABC transporter permease, with protein sequence MEPPTAGLRIPSGPAARILRRRTVQAVAVVLMVSTACFVIVQNLPGDIAFRIAAGRYGYDQVTAVSADSVRAELGLDRPLWQQLFDWLTDLFTFNLGTSLVTGGDVAGELAFYLSSSIQLAVVALAIAFVTGATAGALAAGRPGGALDRITNLWVTGARALPPFLLGLVLILLFSVHLGVLPAAGHGEATNIVLPAVTLAVGLSGLFARVTRDTVVQVRESGYVHFAQTKGLSGRVVFFRHILRNTGVTLIAYVGVQVLILIEGVVIVESLFAWPGLGHALVHAIFWRDIPMIQATAVALALLVVVLNTAVDLGSAAIDPRPRRREVVL